The proteins below are encoded in one region of Silene latifolia isolate original U9 population chromosome 2, ASM4854445v1, whole genome shotgun sequence:
- the LOC141637287 gene encoding uncharacterized protein LOC141637287 produces MKPGSRMNCTSDFDKFVSAEIPSVTNISLRTAVLKHMMYGPCGHLDPERQCMQHKSSKGRCKYVYPKQFADSTTNSSDGYPVYRRRKTGDSAKIRGHDKISFNIAAGDAVQVVDEIQSRYRRRWVSSIEAMWWIYGFDLFEIHPPVMPLPIHLPSMQAIQLRPHENLTRVVSNEKRIRTPLTEFFKINNDNEHKTTERYLYSQFTEHYRWDKTERTWFKRRNKLLVIARLVFVSPSEGERYFLRLLLNHVKSPKSFEDLKTVNGHCCSTYQEAALELRLIEEDNMPKDPVNPWDKYYTALSEDFRRELPNDAYTVRVLTVQKFEQHLEAMGKSLRTFGLAHLSETQDIVLRRTRDIIDALNAPIPKECVKYRSSLNPEQQQVFDTIVEHVRENKPGAFFVDGPGGTGKTYLYNALYAEVRLLGKIVLPTATSGIAAANIPSGRTTHSRFKIALDLDVPLTCAVPKQGSLAALIQATSLIIWDEASMARKETVEAVDHLLRDLCDPDLVFGGKLIVFGGDFRQVLPVVPHRSLREVVNSSMVSSAIWSQLIKYRLTVNVRAKDDPEFSRFLLALGNGELQTEETAQIELPPGIVVETRSTEEELITTVADIAYPESDVNALGTDIFIKRSIMAPMNEDVGAINTLLINRFPGEAVTYRGYDSMLTDNCNIYPAEFINTLCPGASGHYSGDHVFIPRIKMQPSASDNFPFQFQRNQFPLKLSFAMTINKSQGQTLDQVAIYLPRPCFSHGQLYVGLSRARTSDKVTVVSASTDHASSQQSVKNIVSYDVLRLAGII; encoded by the exons ATGAAGCCTGGCAGTAGGATGAACTGTACTAGCGACTTTGATAAGTTTGTTAGTGCTGAGATCCCGTCAGTGACTAATATAAGCCTGCGCACGGCTGTGCTAAAGCATATGATGTATGGGCCTTGTGGCCACCTAGACCCTGAACGTCAATGCATGCAGCACAAAAGTAGCAAAGGCCGATGCAAATATGTGTATCCGAAGCAATTTGCAGATTCAACAACTAATAGTTCAGATGGATATCCTGTCTACAGGCGGCGTAAGACAGGAGATAGTGCTAAGATAAGGG GTCACGATAAGATATCGTTCAATATAGCAGCAGGAGATGCAGTACAAGTAGTTGATGAAATTCAAAGCAGATACCGCCGACGCTGGGTTTCCTCAATAGAAGCCATGTGGTGGATTTATGGGTTTGATCTGTTCGAGATCCATCCACCAGTCATGCCACTTCCAATACATCTTCCAAGCATGCAGGCAATACAATTAAGGCCTCATGAAAACCTAACTCGGGTAGTTTCCAATGAAAAGCGGATCAGGACACCATTAACTGAATTCTTCAAGATTAACAACGATAATGAACACAAAACAACTGAAAGGTACTTATATAGCCAATTTACTGAGCACTATAGATGGGATAAGACAGAACGAACTTGGTTCAAAAGAAGAAATAAACTACTTGTAATAGCTAGGCTTGTGTTTGTTTCGCCATCAGAAGGAGAACGGTATTTCTTGAGATTGCTACTTAATCATGTTAAATCTCCCAAATCTTTTGAAGATCTTAAAACAGTCAACGGTCATTGTTGCTCAACTTACCAAGAAGCTGCATTAGAACTCAGGTTAATTGAAGAAGATAATATG CCAAAAGATCCTGTAAACCCGTGGGATAAGTACTACACTGCACTATCTGAAGACTTTAGAAGAGAGCTCCCAAACGATGCATACACTGTAAGAGTTCTTACGGTTCAGAAGTTTGAACAGCATCTAGAAGCAATGGGCAAATCTCTACGCACATTTGGACTCGCGCACTTGAGCGAAACCCAGGATATTGTGCTCCGCAGAACCCGAGATATAATTGATGCACTTAATGCACCTATACCAAAAGAGTGTGTAAAATATCGCAGTTCATTGAATCCAGAACAACAACAAGTTTTCGATACCATAGTTGAACATGTTAGAGAAAACAAGCCTGGTGCCTTTTTTGTGGATGGTCCTGGTGGTACCGGTAAAACGTACTTATACAATGCTTTGTACGCTGAAGTCCGGTTACTTGGTAAGATTGTATTACCTACTGCAACTTCTGGTATAGCTGCAGCAAACATACCTTCTGGGCGAACCACACATTCCAGATTTAAAATTGCTTTAGATTTGGATGTCCCATTGACCTGCGCAGTGCCAAAGCAAGGGAGCCTTGCTGCGTTAATACAAGCAACCAGCTTAATTATATGGGATGAAGCTTCAATGGCAAGGAAGGAAACAGTTGAAGCCGTGGACCACTTACTACGTGATCTATGTGACCCAGATTTGGTGTTTGGTGGAAAATTAATTGTGTTCGGAGGTGACTTTCGCCAAGTGCTTCCAGTAGTCCCTCATAGATCGTTAAGAGAAGTGGTGAACTCTAGCATGGTCTCCTCTGCAATCTGGTCTCAACTGATCAAATATCGCTTAACTGTTAATGTTCGAGCCAAAGATGATCCAGAGTTTTCCAGATTTCTTTTGGCTCTTGGTAATGGTGAGCTTCAAACTGAAGAAACTGCTCAGATTGAACTGCCTCCTGGGATTGTAGTAGAAACACGCAGTACAGAAGAAGAGTTGATAACTACAGTTGCTGATATTGCATACCCAGAATCTGATGTTAACGCATTGGGTACTGATATATTTATCAAACGATCAATAATGGCGCCCATGAATGAAGATGTTGGTGCTATTAATACACTTCTTATAAATAGGTTCCCAGGAGAAGCTGTCACATATAGAGGCTACGATTCAATGCTGACTGATAACTGCAATATTTATCCAGCTGAATTCATAAATACACTTTGTCCAGGAG CTTCTGGACATTACAGTGGTGACCATGTGTTTATCCCACGTATTAAAATGCAGCCATCAGCTTCTGATAATTTCCCATTTCAGTTCCAACGTAATCAGTTCCCTTTGAAGTTGAGTTTTGCAATGACCATCAATAAATCACAGGGGCAGACATTGGACCAAGTTGCTATCTACCTTCCAAGACCCTGTTTTTCTCATGGACAGTTGTATGTCGGTCTTTCACGAGCTAGAACATCAGACAAAGTAACAGTTGTTTCTGCATCAACAGATCATGCTTCATCACAACAATCCGTGAAAAACATTGTTTCTTACGATGTTTTGAGGCTTGCAGGCATCATCTAA